ACTTTTTCTGATAAAGTGAAGTTATTTGTAAATAAGAGGATAAATGAGCATAAAGATATAGCAACTATTATTGATGAGTTAAAAGAAGAGGGGAAAGGATATGTTGGAGAGATTGAGACTGTCAGAAAAAGTATTTCTGAGATTTGTGAACTAGCTGGATTTTCAGATTTAGAAAAGGAAATCAAGAGATATCAATCATATAATAAGAGATAAAGAATGTATATAAACCATTCATTTGTAATAGTAGTTGTGAAGTATTAAATAAGCATCAGTTGAATGTCAGTAAAAAAAACAACTTTTTTTTCACCTAAATGTTAATAAAAATTTTTATTACAATGATCTTAGATAGCTATCTAAGATCATTTTTATTGGAGGTGTTTTAATGAATAAAGGTTTAGAAATAAAGTTGATGAGAATCAAAGCAAATATTAAAGCAATTAATTTAGCAAAAAAGCTTAATATGAGTCCAAGTAAGCTTTCTTTAATTGAAAATGGACACATCAAGTGTTCGGAAGAAGAGTATAAAAAAGCAGTAGTAATACTAGAAGCAGAGTTTTAAAAAATACCGGTAGAAATAAAGAGGCCTCTTGTTAAATTAAGGAGGTAAAAGTATGAAATACAATATCGAAGATGTATTAAGTAAATTAACAAATGTACGTCAATCAAGCGAGAATCAGTGGACAGCGCGTTGTCCAGCTCATAATGATGATAGAAATAGCTTGTCAATTGGAAAAGGAGATGATGGGAAAGTACTTTTGCATTGTTTTGCAGGATGTGTGTACAAAGCTATTTTATCTGCATTAGATTCAAAGGAGATAAAAGCAAAAGCGATACCAGCAATGCAAGACAAGGTGGAAAAAAGAATAAGCGCAGTATATTCTTATGTAGATGAAAGAAACGAGTTACTATTTCAGGTAGTTAGAACAGAGCCGAAAGGGTTCTATCAAAGAAGACCTGATGGTAAAGGTGGATGGATAAACGGGTTAAAAGAAGTAAGACGAGTAATCTATAATCTTCCGCATGTACTAGAAGCAGTAAAAAACCAGGATCAAATCTTAATCGT
Above is a window of Proteiniborus ethanoligenes DNA encoding:
- a CDS encoding helix-turn-helix domain-containing protein, with product MNKGLEIKLMRIKANIKAINLAKKLNMSPSKLSLIENGHIKCSEEEYKKAVVILEAEF